The Deltaproteobacteria bacterium DNA window GAGGCAGTGATCCGTCGCGGGGGACTTCATGCTCGAAGCTTCCGTTGACGCGCTGTTCCACCTCTTTTCGCCGGGGCCGCTCCTGGCGATGCTCCTGGTGCTGCCGGTGGCGCTGTTCTCCGGGCTCATGCCCGGAGGCGGCCTGCCGGTGTCCGTGGTGGTCCTGAGCCTCGCGGTCCACCTCGACCCATGGGTCGCCATCACCATCGTGGTGTTCCACATGGCGGCCAGCGACATCACCGAGCCCATCCCCGCCATCCTGTTCGGCGTCCCCGGCGCCCGCTCGGCCCAGGCCACGGTGCTGGACGGCTATCCCATGGCCCAGCAAGGCCTGGCCGGGGTCGCTCTGGGGGCGAGCTACACCACCACCATCGTGGGCGGCGTCATCGGCGCCATCGCGCTGTTGCTGGCGCTGCCGGTGAGCCGCCAACTCCTGGAATGGTTCGGCTCGGCCGAGTTCTTCCTGTTGACGCTCATGGGGGTGCTGGCGGTGGCGGTGGTGAGCGCCGGCGCCTTCGTCAAGGGTATCCTCACCGCGGCCTTCGGCATCGCCATCGCCATGGTGGGCTACGCCGACCTGGGCGGCAACGTGCGCGCCGCCATGGGCTTCGACTTCTACCTGTGGGACGGCTTCGGGCTCGTGCCGGTGGTGGTGGGCCTGTTCGCGCTGCCCGAGGCCATCGCGCTGGTGGTGGGGGACACCACCATCGCCCGGGCGCGCCTGGACACGCTCCTGCGCGAGGCCAAGGCCGACGTGTGGCGCGGGATGTGGGAGGCCTGGAGCCACAAGTGGCTGATGGTGCGCTCGTCGCTCATCGGCGTGTTCGTGGGCATCATGCCCGGAGTCGGCGGCAGCGCCGCCCACTGGATCGCCTACGCCCAGGCGCGCCAGACCGAGCCCGGCGGCACCGAGACCTTCGGCAAGGGCGACGTCCGCGGGGTCATCGCCTCCGACGCCGCCAACAACTCGGTGGACGGGGGCGTGCTCATACCCACCGTGGTGTTCGGCATCCCCGGCAGCGGCGGCATGGCCATCGTCCTCGCCATCCTGGTCCTCACCGGCATCACCCCCGGCCCGCTCATGCTCACGCGGCACCTCGACCTCACCGTGAGCATGGTCTACACCATCGCCTTCGCTAACCTCGTCGTCGTGCCCATCATGCTGGCCTTCGCCCCGACCCTGTGCCGCATCGCGGTGATCCCGCCCAACATCCTGGCGCCGGTGGTGGTGGGCATCGTGTCGCTGGCGGCGCTGGCGGCCAACGGCGCTCTGGGCGACCTCGGCGCGGTGCTCGCTTTCGGTCTGTTGGGCGTCTTTATGAAGCGCTACGGCTGGCCGCGACCGCCCATCCTCATCGCAGTGGCGCTGGCGGACATCCTGGAACGGTTCCTGTGGATCTCGGTCAACAACTACGGCTGGGGAATGCTGCTGCGTCCGCAGTTCCTGGTCATCCTGGCGTTCATGGTGGCGGTGACCCTGTTCAGCCTGCGGGCACAACGCGGCGCCCGCAAGGCCATGTTGTCCATGACCGAAGGCGAAAAATCGGGGCAGGCGGCCGCTAAGGGCGCGGGGCACGAGGCGGAAGGCGCCGCGCGCGTGGATGAGGCGGCGGTCCCGGACGCCGCGGCGTCGCCACCATCAACGGGCGGCAAGCCCGGGGAGAGTCCCGCCGGCCGTCGCTTCACCCTCGAAGTCGCCGGAGAGATCGTGCTCCTGCTCGCGGTGGGCGCCTTCTTCCTCTACCTGTTCATCGACTCGTTCAGTTATCCGGAAGGCGCCGACCTGATGCCCAGGATCGCGGTGCTGGTGGGAACACCGTTCTGGCTCATCCGGGTGTGGACGCTGCTGAGGGGCACCCCCGAGAAGCGCATCGAGGAAGGCGACATCATGGACACCGGCTTCATCCTCGGCGACGACCCCAAGAGCGAAAGCCGGCGGTTCGTGCGCATCTTCGGCTTCACCGCGCTCATGTACGCCGCCATCTGGCTGATCGGCGTGCACGTCGCGTTGCCGGGAATTCTCTTCCTCTACCTCATGTACTACGGCCGGGCCGGCTGGCTCGTGTCCGCGGGGATCGCCCTCGCATTCCTGGCGCTGATCGTCGGCTTCTACGACGTCGCCCTCCACATCGTATGGCCCGAGTCCATCTTCGGCCTCTGGCCGGTAGGGTAGGGATGACCCACGTCATTCCTCGCCACCCACAGCCATTCCCCGCCACTCTATAGTTTCAACAACCGCCGCGCGTTCCCCTCCAAAATCGCCAGCTTCTGCTCGTCCGGACAGTCCAGTGCCTCCACCTTCTCCACCGCGCTCCAGTCCCCCAGCGGATACGGATAGTCCGTCCCGACCATCAGGTGCTCCCACCCCAGCAGGCTCTTGAGATACTCCAGCGTATCCACCCGGTACACGAGCGCGTCAGAATACAGGTTCTTGAGGTAGGCGCTGGGCCTCTCCTGGGCCTCCGCGTCCGCCGCCCCCGGCCGCACCCCGAAGCCCTGGTCGAAGCGCCCCAGGTGGTAGGGAAAGAAGCCGCCGCCGTGGAGCGTGCAGACCTTCAGGTCGGGGAAGCGGTCGAACACACCGCTGTAGGTCATGAACCCCAGCGACAGGGCCGTGTCCGCGGGGTTGCCGCAGATGAGGAACAGGCCGTACGTGCCCATGCGCTCAAGGCCCGCGATGTCCTCGGGATGCATGACGATGAGGGCGTCCAACTCCTGCGCCTTGCCCCAGAAGGCGTCGAACTCCTGGCTCCGGTAGTACTCGCCGTTGACGTTGGTGCCGATGTAGGCTCCGGCCAGCTTGTGTTCCAGGATGCCGCGCTCCAGTAC harbors:
- a CDS encoding amidohydrolase family protein, coding for MHTCAIDIHHHYMPPGLIEELKAHGDAVGTEVGRTPEGLNTVTIGGGPSFVVPPPLMDVEKRLENMDKGKIALATLEPHTACLGYRLNPEQGEAWCNLYNEGLMELRTRHPDRFTALAAVPLQDPKRAAKVLERGILEHKLAGAYIGTNVNGEYYRSQEFDAFWGKAQELDALIVMHPEDIAGLERMGTYGLFLICGNPADTALSLGFMTYSGVFDRFPDLKVCTLHGGGFFPYHLGRFDQGFGVRPGAADAEAQERPSAYLKNLYSDALVYRVDTLEYLKSLLGWEHLMVGTDYPYPLGDWSAVEKVEALDCPDEQKLAILEGNARRLLKL
- a CDS encoding tripartite tricarboxylate transporter permease, which produces MLEASVDALFHLFSPGPLLAMLLVLPVALFSGLMPGGGLPVSVVVLSLAVHLDPWVAITIVVFHMAASDITEPIPAILFGVPGARSAQATVLDGYPMAQQGLAGVALGASYTTTIVGGVIGAIALLLALPVSRQLLEWFGSAEFFLLTLMGVLAVAVVSAGAFVKGILTAAFGIAIAMVGYADLGGNVRAAMGFDFYLWDGFGLVPVVVGLFALPEAIALVVGDTTIARARLDTLLREAKADVWRGMWEAWSHKWLMVRSSLIGVFVGIMPGVGGSAAHWIAYAQARQTEPGGTETFGKGDVRGVIASDAANNSVDGGVLIPTVVFGIPGSGGMAIVLAILVLTGITPGPLMLTRHLDLTVSMVYTIAFANLVVVPIMLAFAPTLCRIAVIPPNILAPVVVGIVSLAALAANGALGDLGAVLAFGLLGVFMKRYGWPRPPILIAVALADILERFLWISVNNYGWGMLLRPQFLVILAFMVAVTLFSLRAQRGARKAMLSMTEGEKSGQAAAKGAGHEAEGAARVDEAAVPDAAASPPSTGGKPGESPAGRRFTLEVAGEIVLLLAVGAFFLYLFIDSFSYPEGADLMPRIAVLVGTPFWLIRVWTLLRGTPEKRIEEGDIMDTGFILGDDPKSESRRFVRIFGFTALMYAAIWLIGVHVALPGILFLYLMYYGRAGWLVSAGIALAFLALIVGFYDVALHIVWPESIFGLWPVG